GCTCCTCCATGTCATCATTCTGTCCACAGAAGCCATGCCAGTCCCTTTGCTGGGCACCAAGAACATATTCAAGCCCCTGGAGGAGATCCCAGAGGAATAAACAGATACTTTCAGAACAGTGTCCCAGAGAAATACGGCTGGGGTGGGCAAGGGGCTGGAAGTGACCTAGTGGGCTGGGGTTGGGAGTCAGGGAAAGTCTCCAGGGCTTTGCAGGATGAATAGCAGTTCGAGAGGCAGCACAAAGGAGGGTGACACATTTTTAGCTGAGAGGACAGCATGGGCAAAGTAGTAGAAGCAAGACTTTCCAGGAAATGCAGTTAAGGTTTGTAGCAGGACTTcaaactggttccttctgatttGACttcctgctgataatttgcatttctaacaagttccctacttgagaatttgcatttctaggaagttatacataagaatcacctggggatcttgttaaaaatgtagattcagtatatctggggtagaaatgcaaaactTTAgcagagaacttgttagaaatgcaaattctcagcagggtttagAATGGAAAGAAATTGTTTTGAAGCCCTGTTTGGAGGGAGTAAAGCCTGTGAGGGGTATCGAATGCCAGGGCGAGTGCCTGGACCTTTGCAGCAGAGGAGCCTGGGCAGGTGATGCTTTAGAAGAAGGTCTTTTGCTGCTGCcagacagggagggaggggagttCTTATGGCAGGTAAACCGGAGGCTGGACCTTGGTCACAAGAGCTCATGAGGCAGGTGACGTGGGGCAGGAGAGAAGGGGGGACTGGAGAGAGTCTAGAGGGTTGAATCTACAGGACATGAAGACTAGCCAAAtatggcagggagagggagcatCTTGGATTCTGGCCTCTGGGGACTCAGGGCACCATGAAAAATCCTTTGGGATGGGTGCTGAGGTCCCTGTCCCATGAGGCATGAAAATTGTGGGTTCAAGCTGTGGTTCTGTTCCTGGACACTGAGCCTTGGCTTGGTCTCTCCCGAAGGCCTGACGTGTCAGGAGGATGTGGATGAATGCCTGTCGGAGCCCTGCCTCCATGGTGGGACCTGCCATGACACTGTGGCAGGCTACACTTGCTGGTGCCCAGAGCCCTGGGACGGGCACGACTGTTCTGTGCAGCTCACCGGCTGCCAGGGCCACACCTGCCCACTGGCTACCACTTGCATCCCTATCTTCGAGTCTGGGGTCCACAGTTACATCTGCCGCTGTCCACCTGGTACTGATGGACCTTTCTGTGGCCAGAATACCACTTTCTCTGTGGCAGCTGGGAGCCCTGTGTGGGCATCAGTGCCAGCTGGCAGCCCTCTGGGTCTGGCACTGCGGTTTCGCACCACACTGCCTGCTGGTGCCTTGGCCACTCGCACTGACACCCAGGACAGTTTGGAGCTGGCACTGTTGGGGGCCACACTGCAGGCCACGCTCAGGAGCCATGGTGTCACTGTGCTCATCCTGAGGTTGCCAGACCTGGCCCTAAATGATGGCCACTGGCACCAGGTGGAAGTGGCACTCCGCTTTGGGACCCTGGAGCTGCGGCTCTGGCACGAGGGCTGCCCTGCCCGGCTCTGTGTGGCCTCTGGTCCTGTGGCCCTGGCTCCAATGTCTTCAGTGGCGCCGTCGCCTGCCGGGCTCTGCTCCACCCAGCTAGGTGGTGCGGCCTTTGGAGGCTGCCTCCAGGATGTCCGTGTGGATGGGTACCTCCTGCTGCCTGAAGAGCTTGGCGGGAATGTTCTCCTGGGCTGCGAGCGCCATGAGCAGTGCCAGCCTCTGCCTTGTGCCCACGGAGGAGCCTGCATGGACCTATGGACTGACTTCCATTGTGATTGCCCCCGGCCTTATAGTGGCCCCAAGTGCACTGATGGTGAGGAGAGAGTCAGGTGGGAAGGGGCACCTGGCGTCTGGGTCCCAGAGCAGAGGCTGCACCTTCCCCCCCATCCCTCAGGCCTCACACCTAGCCCCCTCTCTCCCTGCAGAGGTTCCTGCTGCCACCTTTGGCTTGGGGGGCACCCTGAGCTCTGCCTTTTTCCTGCTCCACGAGCCGCCAGGGCCCAACATCACAATATCCTTCCTCCTCCGCACTCGGGAGCCTGCAGGTCTGCTGCTCCAGTTTGCCAATGACTCGGCAGCTGGCCTAACAGTGTTCCTGAGTGGGGGGCAGATTCGGGCCGAGGCACTGGGCAGTCCTGTCCTGGAGCTGCCCGGGCCCTGGGATGATGGGCTCCGCCACCTGGTGACTCTCAGCTTCGGGCCTAACCAGCTGCAGGGCCTGGGGCAACAGGTGCATGTGGGTGGTGGGCTCCTCCCTGCTGAGTCCCAGCCCTGGGGTGGGCCCTTCAGAGGCTGCCTCCAGGACCTGCAACTCAACGGCCTCCACTTGCCCTTCTTCTCACTGTCACTGGGGAACTTGAGTGAGCCCAGCAAGCTGGACAGCAGGCAGACCCAGAACCTCACTCTGGGCTGTGTCTCCGAGGACATGTGCAGTGTGAGTAcccaggggtggggtgggtggaacGGACCTTTTCCCAGGACCTATGATACATCACTGTGGACCTGTTATACCTTACTGAGGCTTAACATGCCCTTTTACTGGTAAGGAACTGATGCTCAGGAGGTCAAGTGACCTGCCCCAAGTTCCACTGCTAGATAGCGTTGGAGAAGGATTTgcatttgcctcctctcctgccaACTGCCCTTACTCCCTGGTCCCCACAATCCAGTCACCAGTCCTGATTGAGACAGACACCCTGAACCAAGCAGAGGGCTGCCTGAATTTCTGCAGGGACTGCTTGGGGGACAGGGATGCCTGTGGGAAAGTCAGTGGGTTCATGGACAAAGCACCAGCCCTGGATTCCAATAGTCTGGGTGTAAGCTTTGGTTCCTCTGTTTACTGGCTGGGTGACTGAGGCAAGTGGCTTCCCCTATTCtgaaactcagtttcctcatctgtaaaatggggatgatagccACTTGCTCTGCTTGTTTGCAAAGGAGTAATGTCTGTAGTAGATGGTCAAAGTAGGTGCTCAGGGAAGAATCACCGCTATGATTGTGGTTATAGTAGAACAATGGCAGCCTCAGGGCTGATCTGACCCTGTCCTGCTTCTCCTGCAGTCTAACCCCTGTCTCAACGGTGGGACATGCCTTGTCACCTGGAACGACTTCCATTGCACCTGCCCTGCCAACTTCACGGGACCCACATGTGCCCAGCAGCTGTGGTGCCCTGGTCAGCCCTGCCTCCCACCTGCTACATGTGAGGAGGTTCCTGATGGCTTCATCTGTGAGTGTGTGCCCTGGGTACCCAAGCTGTGTTAGATCCTGCCCCTGCCCTTGGGGCTCATGGGCTGCTGGACAGTGAACTGGGATTCCAGCAGTCTAGCCCAGTGTGGCTGGGCCACTGCATCCAGAGAGACAGGTTTTCTGGAGGAGGTGGCTGTGTGCTGGGCTTTCAAGGGCTAATAAGACTCTGCCAGGGCATAAAGGGAAGACATTTCAGGGAGCAGGAACAGCacatgcaaaggtcctgaggtgtaTAAGAAAAGCTGAAACACAAGCACAGGAAGTTTTAAGCAGAAAAGAGACATGATcagatctgcattttaaaaaatgcatgtacTCGTGAGCCCCTGTGATGAGATAGGGAGGTTTTGGGGAGGAGAATAAGGGCAGATTTTGCAGCAGTTATTATTGTCTGGCCTATGACCTGGAGGGCAGGTTAGGCATCTAGACCTCCCAACGTTGTCCGCTGTCTGGGAGCTGGTTCTTTGGAAGCAGGAAACGCATGAAAAGGTGGAAGGAGGGTGGTGGGGCCCAGTGCGGATTCTGGAATTGGATGTCTGAGTGGGTGAGAAGTGGATACCCCCCACACCTGAGACGGGCCTGGGGAGTAAGGGCGGTGGGCAGTATCATTCATGTGCCTGGGAGGGTGCATCCCTGAAGAAGGCACGGCTTCACCTGCAGGAAACCACCCCCCAAACCCCCACGTCTTCTCTCTGCGCAGGTGTGGCCGAGACCACGTTCCTCGAGGGCCCCCCGGCCGAGTTTAGTGGGCATAACGTGTCGGCGGTGCACACTTTTGGGGGTCTCTCACTGGCCTTCCGTACCCGCGACCTCGAGGCCCAGCTGCTGAGCGCTGCCGCTGGCGCCCACGCCTCTGTCTGGCTGGCGGTGCGCAATGGCTCGCTGGCAGCCGGAGTCCGCAGCGGCCTTGAACTGCCCGGCGCTGTGCTGTCCGCGCCGGGGCCGCGCGTGGCCGACGGCGCCTGGCACCGTGTCAGCCTGGCCATGGAGCACCCGGCGGCCGCCGCGTCGCGCTGGCTGTTGCAGCTGGACGACGCACTGACGCCTGTGGCGCTGCGCGGACTGGCGGGAGACTTGGACTTTCTGCGCGGCCCAGGCGCCGCGCGCATCCTGCTGGCGGAGAACTTCACCGGCTGCCTGGGTCGCGTGGCGCTCGGTGGCCTCCCGCTGCCCTTGGCGCACCCGAGGCCGGGCGCGGCTCCCGACTCCGGGGAGCGTTTCGCTGCTTGGCCTGGGAAGCCCGCCCCACGCCTCGGCTGCCGCGGCGCACCCGTATGCGCCCCCACGCCCTGCCTGCACGGCGGCACCTGCCGCGATCTTTTCGACGCATTTGCCTGCGCCTGCGGCTCGGGCTGGGAGGGCCCCCGCTGCGAGGTTCCCGCCGACCCGTGTCGCTCGGCCCCCTGCGCCCGCGGCCGCTGTCAAGCGCGCCCCGACGGCCACTTCGAGTGCCGCTGTCCGCCTGGTTTCGTGGGCCCGCGCTGCAGGTGCGAGCGCCTGGGTGGGGTTGGGGAACTTCCTgtgctttcttcccaggtacagggggtgggagtggggcgcCGAGAGGGGGAACCTGGGAGCGGCGGTCCCACCCAGGGGTAGGGAAGGTTCCAAAGCTCGACTGGGGACTCGCTGGTTCTGTGGACGAGTCGGTTCCCTTCACCGACCCTCGGtgccctcatctgtgaaatagagaCAGTTGTGAAACCCAGCCCCGTAGAGTTGCCAGGTAAAATACAGGAcccccagttaaatttgaatatcAGATAAACTGCGCTGTTTGTCTGGGAGGGAACCCAGAACTAGTCTTGGAAGAAAACCTGGAGGCTTTTCTGCAGAGCCCACAGCATTGATGCTCGTCCCCGACCCGGAGTGAGATGGTCCGACTTTGGACACGATCCTTATTCCGCCCTACTGGCCAGAAGACGTTGCTTTTGGACTCTCCCCTCCCTTGGGAGCACAGTTTATGGAGGGTTATTTGGCAGGGCTGACTTCCTAACcctgctccccctccccaccccaggaaTGTCAGGTCCAGTTTTATGTTTAGGGCCATGCTTTTGTTCTGAGGAGAGTTCTtacatttcatcagcttctcaaAGACACTGAAACTGGAAAGGGTTCACAGCCGGGTCTAGAGGTTGTACTACCTGTTGTCGGTTGGGTTGGAGCAGCAAAGTATCTGTCCAGTGTCCCATCCCTCCTGCCTCAGACACAGCTCTGATGACTGGTATCAAGGTTTATAGGAAGAAGGCTTTGAATCCCTCTGATGAGACTGCTGAGGCTTGGAGACTTGAGGTCACACCAGAGTaggggtgaggtggggtggggtggggtggtggtgggacaGATCCCAAGGGACCTGCCTTGAGTCCAGCCCCTGGGCTTTCTCCTCAGGTTGCCCGTCCTGCTGGAGGAATGTGGCCTGAATTTCACCTGCCTCAACGGTGGACGGTGCGAGGCAGGGCCCTGGGGGGCCAACTGCAGCTGCCAGGAAGGCTTTGCTGGCCGGAGGTGTGTTTAGGGGTCAGGGGGCTGGGAGGTGGCTGGTGAGTATTGAGAAATGGGCAGAGCTGGACCCTGGATCCCTCAAGCCAGAGCAGGGGAAAGGGGATATGGTTTGCTCCTTGCTCTCCACACACATCCTTCACTGTCATCACAGAACCAGACAGTCCACCCACAGTTACCACTCAAGCTCTTTCCTTCTGGGGCTTCCAAGACCATCCTCTGTTATGCAGACACCTTCTAGGAAGTAGCTGCCCCACTGGTGTTTTTAAAGTCCCATTCTCAGCCTACCTGCATGAGGACCACCTGGGGAGACAGTAAGCCTTTGGACTCTCAGCCCACTTCTGACAGATAGAACCTACATCCCTGGGAATCCGTCTTTGCTGAGGCTCCCTGTGATCTGATGGACTGAGAGTCACTCTCAGTTATGATGCTAGGGCAAAGGGGGTAGTGGATGATGTT
The sequence above is drawn from the Elephas maximus indicus isolate mEleMax1 chromosome 9, mEleMax1 primary haplotype, whole genome shotgun sequence genome and encodes:
- the CRB2 gene encoding protein crumbs homolog 2 is translated as MALVRPGTQDSRLPTSLLLLLLLLLLWAPTLALLAGELPSEIPSACASDPCAPGMECRTTENGGYTCGPTEPQGCATQPCHHGALCVPQGPGPTGFRCYCVPGFQGPHCELDINECASRPCHHGATCRNLADHYDSGSALPLRSAHLSVSGPCPGVTCETEVDECASVPCLHGGSCLDGVGSYRCVCAPGYGGASCQLDLDECQSQPCAHGGICHDLVNGFQCDCADTGYEGVRCEEEVLECASAPCAHNASCLEGLGSFRCLCWPGYSGERCEVDEDECAAGPCQHGGQCLQRSEPGLYGGAQAVFSGAFSFRHAAGFLCRCPPGFEGDDCSVDVDECASQPCISGGRCQDLPNGFKCHCPDGYTGLTCQEDVDECLSEPCLHGGTCHDTVAGYTCWCPEPWDGHDCSVQLTGCQGHTCPLATTCIPIFESGVHSYICRCPPGTDGPFCGQNTTFSVAAGSPVWASVPAGSPLGLALRFRTTLPAGALATRTDTQDSLELALLGATLQATLRSHGVTVLILRLPDLALNDGHWHQVEVALRFGTLELRLWHEGCPARLCVASGPVALAPMSSVAPSPAGLCSTQLGGAAFGGCLQDVRVDGYLLLPEELGGNVLLGCERHEQCQPLPCAHGGACMDLWTDFHCDCPRPYSGPKCTDEVPAATFGLGGTLSSAFFLLHEPPGPNITISFLLRTREPAGLLLQFANDSAAGLTVFLSGGQIRAEALGSPVLELPGPWDDGLRHLVTLSFGPNQLQGLGQQVHVGGGLLPAESQPWGGPFRGCLQDLQLNGLHLPFFSLSLGNLSEPSKLDSRQTQNLTLGCVSEDMCSSNPCLNGGTCLVTWNDFHCTCPANFTGPTCAQQLWCPGQPCLPPATCEEVPDGFICVAETTFLEGPPAEFSGHNVSAVHTFGGLSLAFRTRDLEAQLLSAAAGAHASVWLAVRNGSLAAGVRSGLELPGAVLSAPGPRVADGAWHRVSLAMEHPAAAASRWLLQLDDALTPVALRGLAGDLDFLRGPGAARILLAENFTGCLGRVALGGLPLPLAHPRPGAAPDSGERFAAWPGKPAPRLGCRGAPVCAPTPCLHGGTCRDLFDAFACACGSGWEGPRCEVPADPCRSAPCARGRCQARPDGHFECRCPPGFVGPRCRLPVLLEECGLNFTCLNGGRCEAGPWGANCSCQEGFAGRRCQIPIFPCEANPCLNGGTCRAAGGEYECTCSATFSGQFCEVVKGLPLPQPFPLLEVAVPAACACLLLLLLGLLSGILAARKRRQSEGTYSPSQQEVAGARLEMDSVLKVPPEERLI